From the genome of Halobellus litoreus, one region includes:
- a CDS encoding DUF84 family protein, giving the protein MRIAVGSGNPVKRDATVRVFPDDDVFAEPVASGVGEQPMGREETRRGARNRAEAALGTDAYDLGVGIEGGVADVEPSAASGDEGAELYLVMWAAVTDGDRWGVGAGPSLPLPTSIALRVGNGEELGPVMDDVLGESNVAENQGAAGAFTGGKLTRTDALDAAVAAAASPFLSDLY; this is encoded by the coding sequence ATGCGAATCGCAGTCGGCAGCGGGAACCCGGTGAAACGCGACGCGACCGTCCGCGTCTTTCCCGACGACGACGTCTTCGCCGAACCGGTCGCCTCGGGCGTCGGAGAACAGCCGATGGGCCGCGAGGAGACCCGGCGCGGCGCGCGCAACAGAGCCGAAGCGGCGCTCGGGACCGACGCCTACGACCTCGGCGTCGGGATCGAGGGCGGCGTCGCCGACGTCGAACCGTCGGCGGCGAGCGGGGACGAAGGCGCAGAGCTGTATCTGGTGATGTGGGCCGCCGTCACCGACGGCGACCGCTGGGGCGTCGGTGCCGGACCGAGTCTCCCGTTGCCCACCTCCATCGCCCTCCGAGTCGGCAACGGGGAGGAACTGGGGCCGGTGATGGACGACGTCCTCGGCGAGTCGAACGTCGCCGAGAACCAGGGGGCCGCGGGCGCGTTCACCGGCGGGAAGCTGACCCGGACGGATGCGCTCGACGCCGCCGTTGCGGCCGCTGCCTCGCCTTTTCTGAGCGATCTGTACTGA
- a CDS encoding flippase-like domain-containing protein: MAGPHRGDGSERSDPSPETAESGGDRADGGAPTNAVTSGATAEGVTVSVVLPAYNEADTIEATVATTLGTLAAFLDPGTFEVIVAEDGCEDRTPSIADRLAAEDDRVRHVHSDERLGRGGALERAFEAAHGDTLVYFDTDLATDMRHLEELVERVRSGAADVATGSRWMPENVADRPAKRGVPSRVYNGLVRTLLRSDLRDHQCGFKAFSREAFEDLRTDVEDAHWFWDTEMLVRAQRAGYEVAEFPVDWEPKGDTKVDLVRDVLGMGSQILRTWWQLSVRPRLSKRVGLVAGGGLALLALVLMTQYIDFGTVLSEMRAADPVLVVAATLVYLLSWPLRGLRYRDILAELGYRERVDFLTGAVFISQTGNLVFPARAGDLIRAYVVKARRAIPYPSGFASLAAERVFDLLTIASMAGVVLIGYTVTGQTAELARAFVGAEGAGRVAVAVAFGVSLVAIAAVGAIAVSARSDRDYVTELVYRVSTDSYADFVAGVIGRFVGDLQTVAGTRTGFARVGATSVLIWTLDVVTALLVLAAFAPALPLVELIAVSFFAVSVGNLAKVLPLSPGGIGLYEGAFTLLVVALTPLGPELALGAAVLDHAVKNVVTVVGGYASMLGLNVSLTTAVEETREVRGAEESPKLD; encoded by the coding sequence ATGGCTGGTCCCCACCGCGGCGACGGGAGCGAACGTTCCGATCCGTCCCCCGAGACTGCCGAGAGCGGCGGGGACCGCGCGGACGGGGGCGCCCCGACGAACGCGGTCACCAGCGGGGCCACGGCCGAGGGAGTGACCGTGAGCGTCGTCCTCCCGGCCTACAACGAGGCCGACACGATCGAGGCGACGGTCGCGACGACGCTCGGGACGCTCGCGGCCTTCCTCGACCCGGGAACCTTCGAGGTGATCGTCGCCGAGGACGGCTGCGAGGATCGAACGCCGTCGATCGCGGACCGGTTGGCCGCGGAGGACGACCGCGTCCGACACGTCCACAGCGACGAGCGTCTCGGGCGCGGCGGGGCCTTAGAACGCGCGTTCGAGGCCGCCCACGGCGACACGCTCGTCTACTTCGACACGGATCTGGCGACCGATATGCGGCACCTCGAGGAACTCGTCGAGCGCGTCCGCTCGGGAGCGGCCGACGTCGCTACCGGATCGCGCTGGATGCCCGAGAACGTCGCCGACCGGCCCGCGAAACGCGGGGTTCCGAGCCGCGTCTACAACGGCCTCGTCCGCACGCTCCTCCGGTCGGACCTCCGCGATCACCAGTGCGGTTTCAAGGCGTTCAGCCGGGAAGCGTTCGAGGACCTCCGAACGGACGTCGAGGACGCTCACTGGTTCTGGGACACGGAGATGCTCGTCCGCGCACAGCGCGCCGGCTACGAGGTGGCCGAGTTCCCCGTCGACTGGGAACCGAAGGGCGACACGAAAGTCGACCTCGTCCGCGACGTCCTCGGAATGGGCAGTCAGATCCTCCGCACCTGGTGGCAGTTGTCCGTTCGACCGCGGCTCTCGAAGCGCGTCGGCCTCGTCGCCGGCGGGGGTCTGGCCCTCCTCGCGCTTGTGTTGATGACGCAGTACATCGACTTCGGGACCGTGCTCTCGGAGATGCGGGCGGCCGACCCGGTCCTCGTCGTCGCGGCGACGCTCGTCTACCTCCTGTCGTGGCCGCTCCGCGGCCTCCGCTACCGCGACATCCTCGCGGAACTCGGCTACCGAGAACGGGTCGACTTCCTGACGGGCGCGGTGTTCATCAGCCAGACCGGCAACCTGGTGTTCCCCGCCCGCGCGGGCGACCTCATCCGCGCGTACGTGGTCAAGGCCCGACGCGCCATTCCGTACCCCTCCGGGTTCGCGTCGTTGGCGGCCGAGCGGGTGTTCGACCTCCTCACCATCGCGTCGATGGCCGGCGTCGTCCTCATCGGCTACACGGTCACCGGACAGACGGCCGAACTCGCCCGCGCGTTCGTCGGTGCCGAGGGCGCGGGTCGCGTGGCCGTCGCCGTCGCGTTCGGCGTCAGTCTCGTCGCCATCGCCGCGGTCGGCGCCATCGCCGTCTCCGCGCGGAGCGATCGCGACTACGTAACCGAACTCGTCTACCGCGTGAGCACGGACTCGTACGCCGATTTCGTCGCCGGCGTGATCGGGCGGTTCGTCGGCGACCTCCAGACGGTGGCGGGAACGCGCACCGGCTTCGCCCGCGTCGGCGCGACGAGCGTCCTGATCTGGACGCTCGACGTCGTGACGGCGCTGCTCGTCCTCGCGGCGTTCGCGCCGGCGCTCCCGCTGGTGGAACTGATCGCGGTGAGCTTCTTCGCCGTCAGCGTCGGTAACCTCGCGAAGGTGCTGCCGCTGTCGCCCGGCGGGATCGGCCTCTACGAGGGCGCGTTCACGCTTCTCGTGGTCGCGCTGACGCCGCTGGGACCGGAACTCGCGCTGGGCGCGGCTGTCCTCGACCACGCCGTGAAGAACGTCGTCACCGTCGTCGGCGGCTACGCGTCGATGCTGGGGCTCAACGTCTCGCTGACGACCGCCGTCGAGGAGACCCGCGAAGTCCGCGGCGCGGAGGAGTCGCCGAAACTCGACTGA
- a CDS encoding DUF7123 family protein, with translation MSATASTTTAPNLSEKQRRILRYLRANADERTYFKSRLIAEELDLSAKEVGANMRALLDGDVDLTVEKWGYSSGTTWKVTN, from the coding sequence ATGAGCGCGACTGCTTCGACGACGACTGCACCGAACCTCAGCGAGAAACAGCGCCGGATCCTGCGGTACCTCCGTGCGAACGCCGACGAGCGGACGTACTTCAAATCGCGGCTCATCGCCGAGGAACTCGATCTCTCGGCGAAGGAAGTCGGCGCGAATATGCGCGCGCTGCTGGACGGCGACGTCGACCTCACCGTCGAGAAGTGGGGCTACTCGTCCGGGACGACCTGGAAAGTGACGAACTAG
- a CDS encoding winged helix-turn-helix transcriptional regulator, with amino-acid sequence MADRDIDEEKRTTLRRFAALGAASPLAGLGASGSAEAAETTSDARDAIVGYVASTPGAHFSKIRDDLSLGTGETQHHLRRLVDDGTLVFQRDGDYKRFFPAGRFSAFERTALGYLRRRTPRGMLVELLRNPGTTGSELADRLDVSRATVSGYASELDEAGLLSREDRYAVERPETLLTLVIRYADSFGPEAAALAAEADSLLRYDP; translated from the coding sequence ATGGCGGATCGCGACATCGACGAGGAGAAACGGACGACGCTGCGGCGCTTCGCCGCCCTGGGGGCGGCCTCGCCGCTCGCGGGACTCGGAGCCAGCGGGAGCGCCGAGGCCGCCGAGACGACGAGCGACGCCCGCGACGCCATCGTCGGCTACGTCGCCTCGACCCCGGGCGCGCACTTCTCGAAGATCCGTGACGATCTCAGTCTCGGGACGGGCGAGACACAACATCATCTCCGCCGCCTCGTCGACGACGGCACCCTCGTCTTCCAGCGCGACGGCGACTACAAGCGGTTCTTCCCGGCGGGACGGTTCTCGGCGTTCGAGCGGACGGCGCTGGGCTATCTCCGCCGGCGGACGCCGCGGGGGATGCTCGTCGAACTCCTCCGGAACCCGGGGACGACCGGCTCCGAACTCGCTGACCGACTCGACGTCTCGCGAGCGACCGTGAGCGGGTACGCGAGCGAACTCGACGAGGCCGGATTGCTCTCGCGCGAGGACCGCTATGCGGTCGAACGACCGGAGACGCTGCTCACGCTCGTGATCAGGTACGCGGACTCGTTCGGTCCCGAGGCGGCCGCGCTGGCCGCGGAAGCCGACTCGCTCCTCCGCTACGATCCGTAG
- a CDS encoding SPFH domain-containing protein translates to MVLGPVSLQTGIGIPTVGILVLLLAIVTVYQMVEIVDAYEKKALTVFGEYRKLLEPGINFIPPFVSRTYPFDMRTQTLDVPRQEAITRDNSPVTADAVVYIKVMDAKKAFLEVDDYKRAVSNLAQTTLRAVIGDMELDDTLNKRQEINGRIRRELDEPTDEWGVRVESVEVREVNPSQDVQQAMEQQTSAERRRRAMILEAQGERRSAVEQAEGEKQSNIIRAQGEKQSQILEAQGDAISTVLRAKSAESMGERAIIEKGMESLETIGQGESTTFVLPQELTSLLGRYGRQLTDSDVQEQAGLDSLDFDSETRELLGLDDIEEILGQIDQATEMDVEELEQEAEAIKQGGGTDIKSPDEVISEADGASFTEPDEVVGDAETEAAAGGEPDPDAGSEPDSDAGDDETTDEADPAVETERE, encoded by the coding sequence ATGGTACTTGGTCCCGTTTCGCTGCAGACAGGCATCGGTATCCCGACCGTCGGGATACTCGTGCTCCTCCTCGCGATCGTCACCGTCTATCAGATGGTCGAGATCGTCGACGCCTACGAGAAGAAGGCGCTGACGGTCTTCGGCGAGTACCGGAAACTCCTGGAGCCGGGTATCAACTTCATTCCGCCGTTCGTCTCGCGGACGTACCCGTTCGATATGCGGACGCAGACGCTCGACGTGCCCCGACAGGAGGCGATCACCCGCGACAACTCGCCGGTCACTGCCGACGCCGTGGTCTACATCAAGGTGATGGACGCGAAGAAGGCGTTCCTGGAGGTCGACGACTACAAGCGCGCCGTCTCGAACCTCGCGCAGACGACGCTGCGGGCGGTCATCGGCGACATGGAACTCGACGACACGCTCAACAAGCGTCAGGAGATCAACGGTCGGATCCGCCGCGAACTCGACGAACCCACCGACGAGTGGGGCGTCCGCGTCGAGAGCGTCGAAGTCCGTGAGGTCAACCCCTCCCAGGACGTCCAGCAGGCGATGGAGCAGCAGACGTCCGCCGAGCGTCGCCGCCGCGCGATGATCCTCGAAGCGCAGGGTGAACGGCGTTCCGCGGTCGAGCAGGCCGAGGGTGAGAAGCAGTCGAACATCATCCGCGCGCAGGGCGAAAAGCAGAGCCAGATCCTCGAAGCGCAGGGTGACGCCATCTCGACGGTCCTCCGCGCGAAGTCCGCCGAGTCGATGGGCGAACGCGCGATCATCGAGAAGGGGATGGAGAGCTTAGAGACCATCGGCCAGGGCGAGTCGACGACGTTCGTGCTCCCGCAGGAACTCACGAGTCTCCTCGGCCGCTACGGCCGCCAGCTGACCGATTCGGACGTGCAGGAGCAGGCGGGGCTCGACAGCCTCGACTTCGATTCGGAGACCCGAGAGCTGCTCGGCCTCGACGACATCGAGGAGATCCTCGGACAGATCGATCAGGCGACCGAGATGGACGTCGAGGAACTCGAACAGGAGGCCGAAGCGATCAAGCAGGGCGGCGGCACGGACATCAAGAGCCCCGACGAAGTCATCAGCGAGGCCGACGGGGCCTCGTTCACGGAACCGGACGAGGTCGTCGGCGACGCGGAGACGGAGGCGGCGGCCGGTGGCGAACCCGACCCGGACGCCGGTAGCGAACCCGACTCGGACGCCGGTGACGACGAGACGACCGACGAAGCCGACCCTGCGGTCGAGACCGAACGAGAGTAA
- a CDS encoding PQQ-binding-like beta-propeller repeat protein yields the protein MPEHVSRRRFLQGASLGAIGGVSGCLRLTESTADTPTPRSTDDPGTGTAPDAGTAAQSETPSASSFSARESWTLDKSGSDIVTYDGTFYLSTWVSKQLLAVKPDGTIEWETDQLGKFKRDSLSVTESTIFARGYGGQLTAVERSSGTPLWNFTGGRYDSWTTKPLVTDQYVICANRGDTPETDDEYVVYILDRGSGEVVDTIEYTGLRSPIESIGRVGSNFYVGTFNFLDLYALDSRSEVASYDKHLYGTGYVRDGDLFVATSSNVYRYRLTGSEHELIWGTTLRGSVSDLRFTSDGILANGEAGIFNVGYDGEQRWWGEMDAYTDRPAVVDNYVFALDKYHQLRMFDFDSGDRVDEATLPPEGLPLAPLASIDRTLLVGLEPLIAYDVP from the coding sequence ATGCCCGAACACGTCAGCCGCCGAAGATTCCTCCAGGGTGCCTCGCTGGGCGCCATCGGCGGCGTCAGTGGCTGTTTACGGCTGACTGAGTCCACGGCTGATACTCCGACACCCCGATCGACGGACGACCCCGGCACCGGGACCGCTCCCGACGCGGGGACGGCCGCGCAGAGCGAGACGCCGTCCGCGTCGTCGTTCAGCGCTCGCGAGAGCTGGACGCTGGACAAATCCGGCAGCGACATCGTGACGTACGACGGGACGTTCTACCTCTCGACGTGGGTCTCGAAACAGCTCCTCGCCGTGAAACCTGACGGAACGATCGAGTGGGAGACCGACCAACTCGGGAAGTTCAAGCGCGACTCGCTGTCGGTGACCGAGTCGACGATTTTCGCACGCGGATACGGCGGCCAACTCACCGCGGTCGAGCGGTCGAGCGGGACGCCGCTGTGGAACTTCACCGGCGGACGGTACGATTCTTGGACTACGAAGCCGCTCGTCACGGACCAGTACGTCATCTGCGCCAATCGGGGTGATACGCCCGAGACCGACGACGAGTACGTCGTGTATATCCTCGACCGCGGGTCCGGCGAGGTGGTCGACACCATCGAGTACACGGGACTCAGATCCCCCATCGAATCGATCGGACGAGTCGGGAGTAACTTCTACGTCGGGACGTTCAACTTCCTCGACCTCTACGCGCTCGATTCGCGATCGGAAGTCGCGTCGTACGACAAACACCTGTACGGGACGGGTTACGTTCGCGACGGCGACCTCTTCGTCGCCACCTCCAGCAACGTCTACCGATACCGACTCACCGGTTCGGAACACGAACTGATCTGGGGGACCACGCTCCGCGGGTCGGTCAGCGATCTGCGCTTCACGTCCGATGGGATTCTCGCCAACGGCGAAGCGGGCATCTTCAACGTCGGGTACGACGGCGAACAGCGGTGGTGGGGCGAGATGGACGCCTACACCGACCGACCCGCGGTCGTCGACAACTACGTCTTCGCCCTCGACAAATACCACCAGCTGCGGATGTTCGACTTCGACTCCGGCGACCGGGTCGACGAAGCCACGCTTCCGCCGGAGGGGTTACCGCTCGCACCGCTCGCGAGTATCGATCGGACTCTCCTGGTCGGGCTCGAACCGCTGATCGCGTACGACGTCCCGTAG
- a CDS encoding NfeD family protein, producing the protein MLEGALSIALQLSIPPETLPLLLVVAGIGLSVLEAFAPGAHFVVLGVALLAAGLVGLILGPLASPIVLGVLVLVFGALSLYGYRELDIYGGKGTGQTSDSTSLRGRTGRVTERVTPTEGEVKLDDGGFNPFYSARSVDGELAEGTEVVVIDPGGGNVVTVESLSTNYDEIDRELARGRDEETERADDRETEAREEETGDREDGTGDGERDAESETERA; encoded by the coding sequence ATGCTCGAAGGTGCGCTCTCGATCGCCCTGCAGCTCTCGATCCCCCCCGAGACGCTGCCCCTCCTGCTCGTCGTCGCCGGGATCGGACTCAGCGTCCTCGAAGCGTTCGCGCCGGGCGCGCACTTCGTCGTGCTCGGCGTGGCGCTACTGGCCGCGGGGCTCGTCGGCCTGATCCTCGGCCCGCTGGCGTCCCCGATCGTCCTCGGCGTCCTCGTGCTGGTCTTCGGTGCGCTGTCGCTCTACGGCTATCGCGAACTCGACATCTACGGTGGAAAGGGCACCGGGCAGACGAGCGACTCGACGAGCCTCCGCGGGCGGACCGGCCGCGTAACGGAGCGCGTCACGCCGACCGAGGGCGAGGTCAAACTCGACGACGGCGGGTTCAACCCCTTCTACTCCGCCCGCTCGGTCGACGGCGAGCTCGCGGAGGGAACAGAGGTTGTCGTGATCGACCCCGGCGGCGGCAACGTCGTGACCGTGGAGTCGCTATCGACGAACTACGACGAGATCGACCGGGAGCTCGCACGCGGGCGGGACGAGGAGACCGAAAGAGCGGACGACCGTGAGACCGAGGCTCGCGAGGAGGAGACCGGCGACCGCGAGGACGGAACCGGAGACGGAGAGCGAGACGCCGAATCCGAAACGGAGCGCGCCTGA
- a CDS encoding histidine kinase N-terminal 7TM domain-containing protein, protein MVSSVPWLAVASLASGIISLGFMRYLWSYRGRLGGRFFVATIGCEALWSLSYGLALFVFDPALREAFEIPIWIGINFIGVFFLAFALEYTGRGNVLRSKVMGGVVSLQVLHTLVVVTNPLHQIAWSGYRIEPTYGLATVVYAHQPWLFVNAAGFILMIAVASFLLADTVFSYGPLYRTQAAAIAVSPIFPGLPFLLWLAEVGATPPLNLTPLLFPIHLAFDMYAFFSRDMFEMVPAARRIADRAAIDNLGSAVVIVDSGRRIIECNEEAALLLDAPRDEALGSRLETHLDDVDPGGDNAPITRRRDGRKRTYAVTTSPLTDASGTAVGDTIVFQDITEQRRREQRLAVLNRVLRHNLRNDLNVVTGYLEMARERVEDEEVRRMLGTAAENTAGVVELGEKARHVERALDADGEEPTAVALRPLLEGIADDLVEPGSNGEIRVDVPGDATVRATPALLEIVFENLLENALVHDPSDSSSATVRPAEGDADEGFLAIEVADEGSGIPEHELAVLDETGETALEHGSGLGLWIVTWGVDSLAGTVDFAVSERGTSVTLELPTPDEAAASEGQERPDA, encoded by the coding sequence GTGGTCTCTTCGGTCCCGTGGCTGGCGGTGGCGTCGCTGGCTTCGGGGATCATCTCGCTGGGGTTTATGCGGTATCTCTGGTCGTATCGGGGTCGGCTCGGCGGCCGGTTCTTCGTCGCCACGATCGGGTGTGAAGCCCTCTGGTCGCTGTCGTACGGCCTCGCGCTGTTCGTGTTCGACCCGGCGTTGCGGGAAGCGTTCGAGATTCCGATCTGGATCGGGATCAACTTCATCGGCGTGTTCTTCCTCGCCTTCGCGCTGGAGTACACGGGACGGGGGAACGTCCTCCGCTCGAAGGTGATGGGCGGGGTCGTCTCCCTGCAGGTACTGCACACCCTCGTCGTCGTCACCAATCCGCTCCACCAGATCGCCTGGAGCGGGTACCGCATCGAACCGACCTACGGTCTGGCGACCGTCGTCTACGCTCACCAACCGTGGCTGTTCGTCAACGCGGCCGGATTCATCCTGATGATCGCCGTCGCCTCGTTTCTCCTCGCGGACACGGTGTTCAGCTACGGCCCCCTGTACCGGACCCAGGCGGCGGCCATCGCCGTCTCGCCGATCTTTCCCGGGCTTCCGTTCCTCCTCTGGCTGGCGGAGGTCGGCGCGACGCCGCCGCTGAACCTCACGCCGCTGCTGTTCCCGATCCACCTGGCCTTCGATATGTACGCGTTCTTCTCCAGGGATATGTTCGAGATGGTCCCCGCGGCCCGCCGGATCGCCGACCGCGCCGCCATCGACAACCTGGGATCGGCGGTCGTCATCGTCGACAGCGGCCGGCGGATCATCGAATGCAACGAGGAGGCGGCACTGCTGCTCGACGCACCGCGGGACGAGGCGCTCGGCAGCCGTCTCGAAACGCACCTCGACGACGTCGATCCCGGCGGCGACAACGCCCCTATCACCCGGCGGAGAGACGGCCGGAAGCGGACGTACGCGGTCACGACCTCGCCGCTCACGGACGCCTCGGGAACGGCAGTCGGCGACACGATCGTCTTTCAAGACATCACCGAGCAGCGGCGTCGAGAGCAGCGCCTCGCGGTCCTCAACAGGGTCCTGCGGCACAACCTCCGGAACGACCTGAACGTCGTCACCGGGTATCTGGAGATGGCCCGAGAGCGCGTCGAAGACGAGGAGGTCCGGCGGATGCTCGGGACCGCGGCGGAGAACACCGCCGGCGTCGTCGAACTGGGCGAGAAGGCCCGGCACGTCGAGCGGGCGCTGGACGCGGACGGCGAGGAGCCCACCGCTGTCGCCCTTCGACCGCTTCTCGAAGGGATCGCCGACGACCTCGTCGAACCGGGATCGAACGGTGAGATCCGCGTCGACGTCCCCGGAGACGCGACGGTCCGGGCGACTCCAGCGCTGCTGGAAATCGTCTTCGAGAACCTGCTGGAGAACGCCCTCGTACACGACCCCTCGGACAGTTCGAGCGCAACCGTCCGACCGGCCGAGGGCGACGCCGACGAGGGGTTTCTCGCGATTGAAGTCGCGGACGAGGGGTCGGGAATCCCCGAGCACGAACTCGCCGTCCTCGACGAGACCGGGGAGACGGCCCTCGAACACGGGAGCGGACTGGGGCTGTGGATCGTCACGTGGGGGGTCGACTCCCTCGCTGGTACCGTCGATTTCGCGGTCTCGGAGCGCGGGACGAGCGTAACTCTCGAACTGCCGACCCCGGACGAAGCGGCCGCCTCGGAGGGGCAAGAGCGTCCCGACGCGTGA
- a CDS encoding restriction endonuclease, protein MIPELEPDEFVSFLSDLWDARGWETSVRERADETHFVIGKRGDGKRGVIYVFPTTTATVTERHLKQFVGFCRKRGIDVAVVATQGAFAEGARRIAGQRSVHLLDRSALANTVEEGGFEDVLGAYTETSGLEAAVERLEALGVPVPDALVERLAGVGAVADSVRGRFGGGQGDDGTADAGGGGSNDSSGDGTGAADAGRLGALSSHLGGLSARSVPAVVLPLVLVVAFVLGATVGPAVGLGGLLASGGDGGTDVSAVSTAGANASVDVRWNAKTTESLTVNGTTYDAPANQTFLLVRMNVTNRDAEPTQFGQSALVVDVAGDRYGHQPLDGVTGFPSAGLYEPGESREVWTVFAIPSDGTSATLLADGQTGVRFVHDPTLTPEATVASAGG, encoded by the coding sequence GTGATCCCGGAACTGGAACCCGACGAGTTCGTCTCGTTCCTCTCGGATCTCTGGGACGCTCGCGGGTGGGAGACGTCAGTGCGCGAGCGCGCCGACGAGACGCACTTCGTGATCGGCAAGCGCGGCGACGGCAAGCGCGGGGTCATCTACGTCTTCCCGACGACCACTGCGACGGTGACCGAGCGGCACTTGAAACAGTTCGTCGGTTTCTGCCGGAAACGCGGGATCGACGTCGCCGTCGTCGCGACGCAGGGCGCGTTCGCGGAAGGCGCCCGGCGGATCGCCGGCCAGCGAAGCGTCCACCTGCTCGACCGGTCTGCGCTCGCGAACACGGTCGAGGAGGGCGGCTTCGAGGACGTGTTGGGGGCGTACACCGAGACCAGCGGCCTCGAGGCCGCCGTCGAGAGGCTCGAAGCCCTCGGCGTCCCCGTGCCCGACGCGCTCGTGGAACGCCTCGCGGGCGTCGGAGCCGTCGCTGACTCGGTTCGGGGCCGGTTCGGAGGCGGGCAGGGAGACGACGGAACGGCTGACGCCGGTGGCGGCGGTTCGAACGACTCGTCCGGCGACGGAACCGGAGCGGCCGACGCGGGTCGCCTCGGCGCGCTGTCGTCCCATCTCGGCGGGCTCTCGGCCCGCTCGGTCCCAGCCGTCGTCCTGCCGCTCGTCCTCGTCGTCGCGTTCGTCCTCGGCGCGACGGTGGGACCGGCGGTCGGCCTCGGAGGGCTCTTGGCGTCGGGCGGCGACGGCGGAACGGACGTGTCCGCGGTGTCGACGGCCGGCGCGAACGCGTCAGTCGACGTCCGGTGGAACGCGAAGACGACCGAGTCGCTGACGGTCAACGGTACCACCTACGACGCGCCGGCGAATCAGACGTTCCTCCTCGTGCGGATGAACGTCACCAACAGGGACGCCGAACCGACGCAGTTCGGTCAGTCGGCGCTCGTGGTCGACGTCGCTGGCGACCGATACGGCCACCAGCCGCTCGACGGCGTGACCGGGTTCCCGTCGGCTGGACTGTACGAGCCGGGGGAGAGCCGGGAGGTCTGGACGGTGTTCGCCATCCCCAGTGACGGGACGAGCGCGACCCTGCTGGCGGACGGTCAGACGGGCGTGCGCTTCGTTCACGACCCCACGCTGACCCCGGAGGCGACCGTCGCGTCCGCGGGCGGGTGA